DNA sequence from the bacterium genome:
CTCGCGTCGAGCAGGAGCCCCCGGCTGGCCGTCTCCGCCTCCACCCGGCTCAGCCAGAGCGGCAGCACGATCACGGCGCTCATGAAGAGCGGCACCAGGATCAGTCCGATGATGAAGGACTTGCGTCGAACGCGCTCCAGGTACTCGCGGATGAAGACGGCCATCACCTTGTCCATGCCAGCCCTCCCTCGGGCGGCGCCCCGGCGCCCGCCGTGACCGTCCGGATGAAGATGTTGTGCAGGCTGGGCACCATGACCTCGAAGTGGTCGATGGCCAGGCGCGCGCTCCA
Encoded proteins:
- a CDS encoding ABC transporter permease; translated protein: MDKVMAVFIREYLERVRRKSFIIGLILVPLFMSAVIVLPLWLSRVEAETASRGLLLDA